The Verrucomicrobiota bacterium genome contains a region encoding:
- a CDS encoding 4Fe-4S dicluster domain-containing protein: MNSAPSSVRSILSLDGQEIQFHDGETIYQVARRARREVPTLCYDERLEAFGACRLCVVEVEGMRTPVASCTTKAAPGMKVRTTSPSIEKHRRTLLELVVSENRQVEVNPLRGYASQELTTLADRYRARNGRFQGKQSGRSHRQDDNPFILRDYDLCISCYRCVRVCAEQEGDYAISVRNRGFATQITTEFDHKLKDSACTFCGQCVQTCPTGALADKKAMRAADAPGEIRKTRTICPYCGVGCSVDLMTKGDRLVGVQPAMDGPANQGALCIKGQFAFDFVQHEDRLKHPLIRQPDGTFKEASWEEALDVAAEGFRQVLRKQGRRAVYGIASGRAPHEAAYTMQKFIRAGFGTHYIDNCSRA; encoded by the coding sequence ATGAATTCTGCACCGAGTTCGGTCCGGTCCATTCTGTCCCTCGACGGCCAGGAGATTCAGTTTCACGACGGCGAGACGATTTATCAGGTCGCGAGACGGGCCAGGCGGGAAGTCCCGACTCTGTGCTACGACGAACGGCTCGAAGCGTTTGGCGCGTGCCGTTTGTGTGTTGTGGAAGTGGAGGGCATGCGGACTCCCGTGGCTTCCTGCACGACCAAGGCCGCTCCGGGCATGAAGGTCCGCACGACTTCTCCCTCCATCGAGAAGCATCGGCGGACCTTGCTGGAGTTGGTGGTTTCCGAGAACCGTCAGGTCGAGGTCAATCCCTTGCGAGGCTATGCCTCTCAGGAATTGACCACACTGGCCGACCGCTACAGGGCGCGCAATGGGCGTTTTCAGGGGAAACAGTCCGGACGCAGTCATCGTCAGGACGACAACCCGTTCATTTTGCGAGACTATGATCTGTGCATTTCCTGTTACCGATGTGTTCGGGTGTGCGCGGAGCAGGAGGGGGATTATGCGATCAGTGTTCGCAATCGCGGATTTGCGACCCAGATCACGACGGAGTTCGACCACAAATTGAAGGATTCGGCCTGCACCTTTTGCGGCCAGTGCGTGCAGACTTGTCCGACCGGGGCGCTGGCCGACAAGAAAGCGATGCGAGCCGCGGACGCACCAGGGGAGATTCGCAAGACCCGCACGATTTGTCCGTATTGCGGCGTGGGTTGTTCGGTCGATTTGATGACCAAGGGCGATCGTCTGGTGGGAGTTCAACCGGCGATGGATGGGCCTGCGAACCAGGGCGCGCTCTGCATCAAAGGCCAGTTTGCGTTCGATTTCGTTCAGCATGAGGACCGCTTAAAGCACCCCCTGATTCGTCAGCCGGACGGCACTTTCAAGGAAGCGAGCTGGGAGGAGGCTTTGGACGTGGCGGCGGAAGGATTCCGTCAGGTGTTGCGGAAGCAGGGCCGGCGCGCGGTCTATGGCATCGCCTCCGGGCGCGCCCCTCACGAGGCGGCCTACACCATGCAGAAGTTCATCCGGGCCGGCTTCGGCACGCATTACATCGATAACTGTAGTCGAGCTTGA